A DNA window from Comamonas sp. 26 contains the following coding sequences:
- a CDS encoding dihydrodipicolinate synthase family protein: MPSISNYKGIIPAISCPFTPDHKIDEPALRKLASWLAGHDGVVAIMTNGHTGEVFSLTPSERAEVTRIVADELKGRLPVISSIVCEGLAEAAEHARAAKEAGAVALDVMPPHHWLRFGFTSEHALQYFEAIHKAAPGLDLVCHVYPAWTRASYSSQLLAQLAKLPYLQAFKVGQRDMNKYARDIQAIREADASKAILTCHDEYLLASMVQGVDGALVGFATFIPQLIIDLWNAVKAGDLKKAMEIQAVITPLKDAVYGGGEPTGEAHARMKGGMYLAGVIDDATVRPPTEAPNEKEMEALRAAVAQAGLLKR; encoded by the coding sequence ATGCCATCGATTTCCAACTACAAGGGGATCATCCCCGCTATTTCTTGTCCATTCACGCCTGATCACAAGATCGATGAACCGGCACTGCGCAAGCTTGCATCCTGGCTTGCGGGTCATGACGGCGTCGTCGCCATCATGACCAATGGGCACACCGGCGAGGTTTTTTCACTGACGCCCTCCGAGCGCGCCGAAGTCACCCGCATCGTTGCTGACGAACTTAAAGGGCGCCTGCCGGTCATCTCATCCATCGTCTGTGAAGGCCTGGCTGAAGCAGCCGAGCATGCCCGGGCCGCCAAAGAGGCTGGCGCTGTAGCACTGGATGTCATGCCTCCTCACCACTGGCTGCGGTTTGGCTTCACTTCCGAGCATGCCCTGCAGTACTTCGAAGCCATTCACAAAGCAGCACCCGGCCTGGATCTGGTGTGCCACGTATACCCGGCCTGGACGCGCGCCTCTTACTCTTCGCAGCTGCTCGCGCAGCTGGCCAAGTTGCCCTATTTGCAAGCCTTCAAGGTCGGCCAGCGCGACATGAACAAATATGCCCGCGACATTCAGGCCATCCGCGAAGCAGATGCAAGCAAGGCCATCTTGACCTGCCACGACGAATACCTGCTGGCTTCCATGGTGCAGGGGGTGGATGGCGCTCTGGTCGGTTTCGCCACCTTCATTCCTCAACTGATCATCGATTTATGGAATGCCGTAAAAGCTGGTGATCTGAAAAAGGCCATGGAAATTCAGGCTGTGATCACCCCACTCAAGGATGCCGTCTACGGCGGCGGCGAGCCGACTGGCGAAGCGCATGCCCGCATGAAGGGCGGCATGTACCTGGCTGGTGTGATTGATGACGCCACCGTGCGCCCACCGACCGAAGCTCCCAATGAGAAGGAGATGGAGGCTCTGCGCGCTGCCGTAGCACAGGCGGGCCTGCTCAAGCGCTGA
- a CDS encoding tripartite tricarboxylate transporter substrate binding protein, which produces MQRKSYIKLAVGAITMAVASMASAQAYPSKPVKVVIPFPPGGTLDTVGRQLAQKLSEQMGQPFIIENRPGGNGVIGGDVVAKAASDGYTLLFNASTFTTAPMTMKSVPYTVEKDFTPVVLVAKAPLSVAVNKRLPITDIKSLISYAKANPGKMSFAVGSIGSAGHLSTELLKRAGKLDYLIVPYKGTAPAFQDLIGGQIDGFIDPILGSLQYHKSGMLRVVAVTSAERAASLPDVPTVGETIPGFEFYSWYGLWGPAKLPADIGKKLNTEVNKALSGDMKDKLKEQGILATTGTSEDFAKFQKMDMERSQKIVTEGKIRVE; this is translated from the coding sequence ATGCAACGCAAAAGTTACATCAAGCTTGCCGTGGGTGCCATCACCATGGCCGTCGCCAGCATGGCCTCAGCACAGGCCTACCCTAGCAAACCCGTGAAGGTCGTGATCCCATTTCCGCCGGGCGGCACATTGGACACCGTAGGGCGACAGCTGGCACAAAAGCTCAGCGAACAGATGGGCCAGCCATTCATCATTGAAAACCGTCCTGGCGGTAATGGTGTGATAGGCGGCGATGTCGTGGCAAAGGCTGCGTCGGACGGCTATACCCTGCTCTTCAACGCTTCGACTTTCACCACCGCGCCCATGACGATGAAGTCTGTGCCTTATACGGTGGAAAAAGACTTTACCCCTGTGGTACTGGTCGCGAAGGCACCGCTATCGGTTGCAGTCAACAAAAGATTGCCCATCACGGATATCAAGTCGCTGATCTCTTATGCGAAGGCCAATCCAGGAAAGATGTCATTCGCCGTGGGATCTATCGGCTCGGCCGGGCACCTGTCCACCGAGCTCCTGAAGCGCGCAGGCAAGCTTGACTATCTGATCGTCCCCTACAAGGGAACCGCACCAGCTTTTCAGGACTTGATTGGCGGACAGATCGACGGATTCATCGACCCCATTCTTGGTTCATTGCAATATCACAAGAGTGGAATGCTGCGCGTTGTGGCCGTGACGTCTGCAGAGCGTGCTGCAAGCCTGCCAGATGTACCCACCGTGGGCGAGACCATTCCTGGCTTTGAGTTCTACAGCTGGTATGGGCTGTGGGGTCCGGCAAAGTTACCTGCCGATATCGGCAAAAAGCTCAATACCGAGGTCAACAAAGCGCTGTCTGGTGACATGAAGGACAAGCTCAAGGAGCAAGGAATTCTGGCCACGACTGGTACGTCCGAAGACTTCGCCAAATTTCAGAAGATGGACATGGAGCGTTCCCAGAAGATCGTGACCGAAGGGAAAATCCGTGTCGAATGA